The nucleotide sequence CGACAACCGTGGTTGACCCGTACCGACGCGGGCGGCCGGTGCCTAGAGCAGTCCCAGGTAACGCTGCCGCTCGTACGGGGTGACCTCGCGGCGGTACTGCTCCCACTCGGCGCGCTTGTTGCGCAGGAAGAAGTCGAAGACGTGCTCGCCGAGCACCTCCGCCACCAGTTCGGAGCCGGCCATCACGTCGATCGCCTCGGCGAGGTTCTCCGGCAGCGACTCGTACCCCATCGCCTTGCGTTCGGCGTTGGACAGCGACCAGACGTCGTCCTCGGCGCCCGGCGGCAGCTCGTAGCCCTCCTCGATGCCCTTGAGCCCGGCGCCGAGCAGCACCGCGAACGCCAGGTAGGGGTTGGTCGCGGAGTCGGGTGAGCGCACCTCGACCCGGGCCGAGTTCGGCTTGCCGTACGCGGGGACGCGGACCAGCGCGGAGCGGTTCAGGTGCCCCCAGCAGACGTACGCCGGGGACTCGGTGATCCGGTCCGGCAGCGCCTGCGGGAAGAGCCGCTTGTAGGAGTTGACCCACTGGTTGGTGACCGCGGTGTACTCCCGGGCGTGCACCAGCAGCCCGGCGATGAAGGCGCGGCCGACCTTGGAGAGCTTCATCGGGTCGCTGGCGTCGTGGAAGGCGTTGCGCTCCCCCTCGAAGAGGGAGAGGTGGGTGTGCATCCCGCTGCCCGGCTGGTCGGTGAAGGGCTTGGGCATGAAGCTGGCGCGTACCCCGGTGGAGAGCGCCACCTCCTTGACCATGTGCCGGAAGGTCATGATGTTGTCGGCGGTGGTCAGCGCGTCGGCGTAGCGCAGGTCGATCTCCTGCTGGCCGGGCGCGACCTCGTGGTGGCTGAACTCGACCGAGATGCCGATCCGCTCCAGCGCCAGCACCGCCTGCCGGCGGAAGTCCCGGGCGACGGCGTGGGTGGTGTGCTCGAAGTAGCCGCCGTCGTCGACCGGCACCGGCAGCGAGCCGTCGTTGGGGCCGTTCTCCAGCAGGAAGAACTCGATCTCGGGGTGGGTGTAGAAGGTGAAGCCCTTCTCGGCGGCCCGGGACAGCGCCCGGCGCAGCACGTGCCGGGGG is from Micromonospora sp. WMMD1102 and encodes:
- the glnA gene encoding type I glutamate--ammonia ligase; this encodes MDRQQEFVLRTLEERDIRFVRLWFTDVLGTLKSVSVAPAELEAAFDEGIGFDGSAIEGFARVFESDMVAMPDPTTFQVFPFEGGVSGESARMFCDILLPDGSPSWADPRHVLRRALSRAAEKGFTFYTHPEIEFFLLENGPNDGSLPVPVDDGGYFEHTTHAVARDFRRQAVLALERIGISVEFSHHEVAPGQQEIDLRYADALTTADNIMTFRHMVKEVALSTGVRASFMPKPFTDQPGSGMHTHLSLFEGERNAFHDASDPMKLSKVGRAFIAGLLVHAREYTAVTNQWVNSYKRLFPQALPDRITESPAYVCWGHLNRSALVRVPAYGKPNSARVEVRSPDSATNPYLAFAVLLGAGLKGIEEGYELPPGAEDDVWSLSNAERKAMGYESLPENLAEAIDVMAGSELVAEVLGEHVFDFFLRNKRAEWEQYRREVTPYERQRYLGLL